From the genome of Primulina eburnea isolate SZY01 chromosome 12, ASM2296580v1, whole genome shotgun sequence, one region includes:
- the LOC140806937 gene encoding F-box protein SKIP14-like, translated as MALNYSHRPVLTAHVSDDKLASPLRIVNGYLVECVPEMNGEGYSGLWHGTLGEIDERSINCGRDGVDLCSSSESTSRDIVDLLPSDPFGMDIKTTFTAITGWLEDLEVDYGEYVRSSNVMIGQEEYGLFAGWNLIWNNALKFQTYSSNVQFNENPNFGNWTFPSNFQAYEKPHLGVHSFPSNDRPNEKLNVVNEVDQNGEEKDIGVALAPYDFGNQSVCNVSDIVGYENGSTSYSCEPQFDDKVEGASNFDGVPNEALAFALNYLGVKDLLSVEMVCKFLCSTVRGDPLLWMSIHIDQPLNERITDDVLLHLTNMALGKLQCLSLVECPRITDDGLGRILESNPRLTKLSVPGCTRLSIEGIVHNIKMYNSNKDVGSIKQLRIGGFYGVTHEHYEELKVLLGVDGDKLESPHKPHFYHRGNFYLPHDDDRAIDIEMCPKCEKFKLVYDCPATGCQVKDDTAQVCRACTLCIARCAQCGRCVNDTEYEETFCLELVCSDCFKQLLHYQDRLDEKIDPSIDLDGPSDTSVFIGSG; from the exons ATGGCCTTGAACTATTCGCACCGCCCAGTACTCACAGCTCATGTTTCCGATGATAAGTTGGCATCACCTTTGAGGATTGTGAATGGGTATTTGGTTGAGTGTGTTCCCGAGATGAATGGGGAGGGTTATTCTGGTCTATGGCATGGGACCCTAGGAGAAATTGATGAGCGAAGTATAAACTGTGGAAGGGATGGAGTTGATCTATGTAGCTCTTCAGAGTCAACTTCCAGGGACATTGTTGATCTTTTACCCTCCGATCCATTTGGCATGGATATAAAGACCACTTTCACAGCCATCACTGGATGGCTCGAGGACTTGGAGGTTGATTACGGAGAGTATGTAAGGAGTAGCAATGTTATGATTGGCCAAGAAGAATATGGATTGTTCGCGGGATggaatttgatttggaataatgCTTTGAAATTCCAAACGTATTCTAGCAATGTTCAGTTCAACGAGAATCCGAATTTCGGTAACTGGACCTTTCCAAGTAATTTTCAGGCCTATGAGAAACCACATCTGGGCGTCCATTCTTTTCCGAGCAACGATCGACCTAACGAGAAATTGAATGTGGTCAATGAGGTTGATCAAAATGGGGAGGAGAAAGATATTGGAGTTGCATTGGCTCCATATGACTTTGGCAATCAATCTGTTTGCAATGTGAGTGATATTGTGGGCTACGAGAACGGGAGTACTAGCTACAGTTGTGAGCCGCAATTTGATGATAAAGTTGAGGGTGCTTCCAATTTTGATGGAGTTCCCAATGAAGCTTTGGCTTTTGCTCTAAATTATCTGGGAGTGAAGGACCTTCTGTCTGTCGAAATGGTTTGTAAGTTCTTATGTTCCACAGTCCGAGGTGATCCTTTGTTGTGGATGAGCATCCACATTGATCAGCCTCTTAACGAAAGGATCACGGATGATGTTCTTCTGCACTTGACAAACATGGCTCTAGGTAAGCTGCAGTGCCTGAGTTTGGTGGAGTGCCCTAGAATCACTGATGATGGTCTGGGTCGCATACTTGAATCTAATCCAAGATTAACTAAG TTGTCTGTTCCTGGATGCACAAGGCTCAGTATTGAAGGTATAGTGCATAACATCAAGATGTATAACTCTAACAAAGATGTTGGAAGCATAAAGCAACTGCGAATTGGGGGATTCTATGGTGTGACACATGAACATTATGAAGAGTTGAAGGTATTATTGGGTGTTGATGGTGACAAGCTTGAAAGTCCTCACAAGCCACATTTCTATCACCGAGGGAATTTCTATCTTCCACACGATGATGATCGTGCAATAGATATTGAAATGTGTCCGAAATGCGAAAAATTCAAGTTGGTTTATGATTGTCCGGCTACGGGTTGTCAAGTTAAAGATGATACTGCTCAAGTCTGCAGGGCATGTACGCTCTGTATAGCAAGGTGTGCTCAATGTGGCAGGTGTGTTAACGACACTGAATATGAGGAAACTTTCTGTTTGGAATTGGTATGTTCAGATTGTTTTAAGCAGCTGCTCCATTACCAAGATAGGCTGGATGAAAAAATTGACCCCTCCATAGATCTAGATGGACCATCTGATACTTCAGTCTTCATAGGTAGCGGGTGA